The following are encoded in a window of Lacinutrix sp. WUR7 genomic DNA:
- the ileS gene encoding isoleucine--tRNA ligase has translation MSTTFPEYKGLNLPKVADEILSYWQENNIFEKSVTTREGAKPYVFFEGPPSANGLPGVHHVLARSIKDIFPRYKTMKGYQVKRKAGWDTHGLPIELGVEKELGITKEDIGKTISVEDYNAACRKAVMRYTDIWHDLTNKMGYWVNMDDPYITYEPKYMETVWWLLKEIYSKNLMYKGYTIQPYSPKAGTGLSSHEVNQPGAYQDVTDTTIVAQFKALEETLPDFLQNEGHIYFMAWTTTPWTLPSNTALTVGPKIDYVLVETYNQYTFEPINVVLAKGLVNKQFAGKNNVQVQTKPELLDYTSGDKKIPYYVVKEFVGKDLVGIKYEQLLPYALPNDNPQDAFRIIAGDFVTTEDGTGIVHTAPTFGADDALVAKQATPEIPPLLVKDENGNLVPLVDLQGRFRPEMGEYAGKYVKNEYYNDGEAPERSIDVELAIKLKEENRAFKVEKYKHSYPHCWRTDKPILYYPLDSWFIKITDVKGRMHELNTTINWKPKSTGEGRFGNWIANANDWNLSRSRYWGIPLPIWRTEDGKEEICIGSVGELKAEMAKAVTAGVLAKDIYEDFEVGNNSEENYAKIDLHKNIVDEIVLVSPSGQPMKRESDLIDVWFDSGSMPYAQWHYPFENKELIDEHKAFPADFIAEGVDQTRGWFYTLHAIATMVFDSVAYKNVVSNGLVLDKNGQKMSKRLGNATDPFETLATYGADATRWYMISNANPWDNLKFDVDGIEEVKRKFFGTLYNTYSFFTLYTNIDKFSYAEADIPLNERPEIDRWILSELNTLIQKVDDFYADYEPTKAARAISEFTQEYLSNWYVRLSRRRFWKGDYQTDKISAYQTLYTCMLTIAKLGAPIAPFFMDKLYLDLTKTTQTETFESVHLAEFPKSNKAFIDTSLERKMEAAQTISSLVLSLRAKEKIKVRQPLQKIMIPVDSAEQKEEILAVADLIKHEVNIKDIELLEDASDILVKQIKPNFKTLGPRFGKDMKAIAGEIQKFTAEDIKKIEQNGVLDVEVNEKSITLELSDVEITSQDIEGWLVANEGSLTVALDVTITEELRKEGIARELVNRIQNLRKDSGFEVTDRIDVKIQKDDQIVKAVEANIEYIKAETLTETLEIVEQIDNGIEIAFDAINTKLFITKY, from the coding sequence ATGAGCACGACATTTCCTGAATATAAAGGACTTAACTTACCAAAAGTTGCAGACGAAATCTTAAGCTATTGGCAAGAAAATAACATCTTCGAAAAAAGTGTAACCACTAGAGAAGGTGCAAAACCTTATGTGTTTTTTGAAGGACCTCCTTCAGCAAACGGATTACCTGGTGTACACCACGTATTAGCTCGTTCTATTAAAGATATTTTTCCGCGTTACAAAACCATGAAAGGTTACCAAGTAAAGCGCAAAGCTGGTTGGGATACCCATGGTTTACCAATTGAGCTTGGTGTTGAAAAAGAACTAGGTATTACTAAAGAAGATATTGGTAAAACAATTTCTGTAGAAGATTACAACGCCGCATGTCGTAAAGCCGTAATGCGTTATACCGATATTTGGCACGACCTTACCAATAAAATGGGGTATTGGGTAAATATGGACGATCCATATATTACGTACGAACCGAAATACATGGAAACGGTTTGGTGGTTGCTTAAAGAGATTTATTCTAAGAACTTGATGTATAAAGGCTATACCATTCAGCCGTATTCGCCAAAAGCAGGAACCGGACTTAGCTCGCATGAGGTGAACCAACCTGGTGCATATCAAGATGTAACAGACACAACCATTGTTGCTCAGTTTAAAGCATTAGAAGAAACATTACCAGATTTTTTACAAAACGAAGGGCATATTTATTTCATGGCTTGGACTACAACACCATGGACATTACCAAGTAATACCGCTTTAACCGTTGGTCCAAAAATAGATTATGTTTTAGTAGAAACGTATAATCAATATACTTTTGAGCCAATAAATGTAGTGTTAGCAAAAGGGTTAGTGAATAAGCAGTTTGCAGGAAAGAATAATGTACAGGTACAAACAAAACCAGAATTATTAGACTATACATCTGGAGATAAAAAAATACCATATTACGTAGTAAAAGAATTTGTAGGGAAAGATTTAGTCGGAATTAAATACGAACAATTATTACCGTATGCCTTACCAAACGATAATCCGCAAGATGCTTTTAGAATTATTGCTGGAGATTTTGTTACGACCGAAGATGGTACAGGAATCGTACATACAGCACCAACTTTTGGAGCAGATGATGCATTAGTTGCTAAGCAAGCAACACCAGAAATTCCACCGCTATTAGTAAAAGATGAAAATGGCAACTTAGTACCACTTGTAGATTTACAAGGTCGTTTTCGTCCAGAAATGGGTGAATATGCTGGCAAGTATGTGAAAAACGAATATTATAACGATGGTGAAGCTCCAGAACGTTCTATAGATGTGGAGTTAGCGATTAAGTTAAAAGAAGAAAATAGAGCTTTTAAAGTTGAAAAATATAAGCATAGCTATCCACATTGCTGGCGTACAGATAAACCAATTCTATATTATCCATTAGATTCTTGGTTTATTAAAATTACCGATGTAAAAGGTAGAATGCATGAGTTAAACACTACCATTAACTGGAAACCAAAATCGACAGGAGAAGGTCGTTTTGGAAACTGGATTGCAAACGCAAACGATTGGAATTTATCGCGTTCTCGTTACTGGGGAATTCCATTACCAATCTGGAGAACAGAAGATGGTAAAGAAGAAATATGTATAGGTTCTGTTGGAGAATTAAAAGCAGAAATGGCAAAAGCTGTTACCGCTGGCGTTTTAGCAAAAGATATCTATGAAGATTTTGAAGTTGGAAACAACTCCGAAGAAAACTACGCTAAAATAGATTTACATAAGAATATTGTAGATGAAATTGTACTAGTTTCCCCTAGCGGACAACCAATGAAACGTGAAAGCGATTTAATAGATGTTTGGTTCGATTCTGGCTCTATGCCTTATGCACAATGGCATTATCCTTTTGAAAATAAAGAATTAATAGACGAGCATAAAGCATTTCCTGCAGATTTTATTGCGGAAGGAGTAGACCAAACACGTGGTTGGTTTTATACGTTGCATGCTATTGCGACAATGGTATTCGATTCTGTAGCGTATAAAAACGTAGTTTCTAACGGATTGGTTTTAGATAAAAACGGACAAAAAATGTCGAAGCGTTTAGGAAACGCAACAGATCCTTTTGAAACTTTAGCAACCTACGGAGCAGATGCTACACGTTGGTATATGATTTCGAATGCAAATCCGTGGGATAATTTAAAGTTTGATGTTGATGGTATAGAAGAAGTGAAACGTAAATTCTTCGGAACACTATATAACACCTATTCTTTCTTTACTTTATATACAAATATTGATAAATTTAGTTATGCGGAAGCAGATATTCCGTTAAATGAAAGACCAGAAATTGACCGTTGGATTCTTTCCGAATTAAACACTTTAATTCAGAAAGTAGACGATTTCTATGCCGATTACGAACCAACAAAAGCGGCTAGAGCAATTTCAGAATTTACACAAGAATATTTAAGTAACTGGTACGTACGTTTAAGCAGAAGACGTTTCTGGAAAGGCGATTACCAAACCGATAAAATTTCAGCATACCAAACCTTATATACCTGTATGTTAACCATAGCGAAACTTGGCGCTCCAATTGCACCATTTTTTATGGATAAACTTTACCTAGACTTAACAAAAACAACACAAACAGAAACGTTTGAAAGTGTACATTTGGCTGAGTTCCCAAAGAGTAATAAAGCTTTTATAGATACATCTTTAGAGCGTAAAATGGAAGCAGCGCAAACCATTTCATCGTTAGTGTTATCGTTAAGAGCTAAAGAGAAAATTAAAGTACGTCAGCCATTGCAAAAAATTATGATTCCTGTAGATTCTGCGGAACAAAAAGAAGAGATTTTAGCCGTTGCCGATTTAATAAAACATGAAGTAAACATTAAAGACATTGAGCTTTTAGAGGATGCTTCCGATATATTAGTGAAGCAAATAAAGCCTAATTTTAAAACCTTAGGACCTCGTTTTGGTAAGGATATGAAAGCGATTGCTGGAGAAATTCAGAAGTTTACAGCAGAAGACATAAAAAAAATCGAGCAAAACGGTGTTTTAGATGTTGAAGTAAACGAAAAAAGTATTACTTTAGAACTCAGTGATGTGGAAATAACATCACAAGATATTGAAGGTTGGCTTGTAGCAAATGAAGGAAGCTTAACCGTTGCTTTAGATGTTACCATTACCGAAGAATTACGTAAAGAAGGAATTGCTAGAGAACTCGTTAATCGCATTCAAAACTTACGTAAAGATTCTGGGTTTGAAGTTACAGATCGAATAGATGTGAAGATTCAAAAAGATGACCAAATTGTTAAGGCTGTAGAGGCTAATATCGAGTATATTAAAGCCGAAACCTTAACCGAAACGTTAGAGATTGTAGAACAAATAGATAATGGAATAGAAATTGCATTTGATGCTATAAATACCAAATTATTTATTACAAAATATTAA
- a CDS encoding PQQ-dependent sugar dehydrogenase, protein MKRTLLFLMLLCACFMYAQGPMTPLNSSVTSGSDWTTTNLTADFAFNFPWEITYAPDGNLWLTERVGEKIVRIGTSGGTITTMIDLNSKIENSKQGGLMGMAIHPALYTNPATTTNNYVYVAYTYNDGGLKLRIARLVYNNASGTLTEDTSLDANGTLLEGLPGSADHNSGRLIFGPDSKLYYTIGDQGANQFDYSCNPNLAQVLPSTATDYDNYPGKTLRINLDGSIPSDNPVLSNVQSHVYTYGHRNAQGIIFAQDGTLYNSEHGAKVDDEINVVESGKNYGWPEIAGYYDNMAYSYCNWSSLGSACNAGDFSDHNCPSGADTATEYESYPTAGDVPANFQPPIGTYGGTVSTDPPGGWFTWPSVAPSSIDIHEAGNIPGWGRSLLVPTLKKGTIYRAKLTPDGNDIVGDDDPGSIDGYEEFHSSNDRYRDVAISPDGLTIYAVTDNSGGTSGPSSGSGVSIENGGTIVKITYVGALVSNPPAAICQDITVTLDPDGNVTIIAADIDNNSTGGSAGMDTMVIDNDTFDCSHVGTPQTVWLTVTDNNGNESRCTSTITVQPNASPNPFTAPALEDIVSICEVTVQAPTLINNGCVEVTATTADAVTYTSGQSGVITWTFNDGINSDTATQNVTVNALTVPTNISVTPGPNFADITWDNLEDVTFNLRYREVGSSTWIYATSAINATTITGLSLLTDYELEINSDCGTSQSLYTATTFTTTDIAYCDAFGIINGDNHHITKVVLESIDNSSTGSTYTDFTSVSTNLNASNTYTIDIDKSIPGDNWKTAGFGVWIDYNGDGDFIDSGELVAGTTAGDDLSPYNQQTRSFSFFVPSNITTISTRMRVAMMQYYTPYGNNAPCGIVNTDSNSSEVEDYTINLIGSTLTTPDNILAAVSVYPNPVKDNVVVKLPSAFNYQELTVTLFDLQGRVIRRKTVTNSQSEIRFNALGELSNGVYFMRITEGSKTLISKKLIKI, encoded by the coding sequence ATGAAAAGAACTTTACTCTTTTTAATGCTATTATGCGCTTGCTTTATGTATGCGCAAGGACCAATGACACCACTGAATTCTTCGGTAACTAGTGGTTCCGATTGGACAACAACAAATCTTACTGCCGATTTTGCTTTTAACTTTCCTTGGGAAATAACCTATGCGCCAGACGGAAACTTATGGTTAACAGAACGTGTAGGTGAAAAAATTGTTAGAATAGGAACTTCAGGTGGTACAATTACTACCATGATCGATTTAAATAGTAAAATTGAAAACTCAAAACAAGGAGGTTTAATGGGTATGGCTATTCATCCTGCTCTATATACTAATCCAGCAACTACTACAAACAATTATGTTTATGTAGCATACACATATAATGATGGTGGATTAAAATTAAGAATCGCTAGGTTAGTTTATAATAATGCTTCAGGAACTTTAACAGAAGATACATCTTTGGATGCTAATGGAACTTTATTAGAAGGATTGCCAGGAAGTGCAGATCATAATTCAGGACGTTTAATATTTGGCCCAGATTCTAAATTGTATTACACCATTGGAGATCAAGGAGCAAATCAATTTGATTATTCTTGTAATCCAAATTTAGCGCAAGTCTTACCATCAACTGCAACAGATTATGATAATTATCCAGGTAAAACGTTACGTATTAATTTAGATGGTTCAATACCTTCAGACAATCCTGTTTTAAGTAATGTGCAAAGTCACGTTTACACTTACGGACACAGAAATGCGCAAGGAATTATTTTTGCTCAAGATGGTACGTTGTATAATTCAGAACATGGAGCAAAAGTGGATGATGAAATAAATGTCGTTGAAAGTGGTAAAAATTATGGATGGCCAGAAATTGCAGGATACTATGATAATATGGCGTATAGCTATTGCAACTGGTCTTCTTTAGGTAGTGCTTGTAATGCAGGAGATTTTAGTGATCATAACTGTCCGTCAGGAGCAGATACTGCAACAGAATATGAGTCATATCCAACAGCAGGAGATGTACCTGCAAATTTTCAACCACCAATAGGAACCTATGGGGGTACCGTATCAACAGATCCTCCTGGAGGATGGTTCACATGGCCAAGTGTAGCGCCTTCAAGTATTGATATACATGAGGCTGGAAATATTCCAGGTTGGGGACGTTCGTTATTAGTGCCAACTCTAAAAAAAGGAACTATTTATAGAGCGAAACTAACGCCTGACGGAAATGATATTGTAGGAGATGATGATCCAGGATCTATTGATGGATATGAAGAATTTCACTCTTCCAATGATAGATATAGAGACGTTGCAATTTCTCCAGATGGATTAACAATTTATGCAGTTACAGATAATAGTGGAGGGACTTCTGGTCCATCTTCAGGTTCTGGTGTTTCTATTGAAAATGGTGGAACAATCGTTAAAATTACATACGTTGGTGCTTTAGTTTCTAATCCACCTGCAGCAATTTGTCAAGATATAACAGTTACTTTAGATCCTGACGGAAACGTAACTATTATTGCTGCAGATATAGATAATAATTCAACAGGCGGAAGCGCAGGAATGGATACTATGGTGATAGATAATGATACTTTTGATTGTTCTCATGTTGGAACCCCTCAAACAGTTTGGTTAACAGTAACAGATAATAATGGTAATGAAAGTAGATGTACGTCTACAATAACAGTGCAGCCTAATGCTAGTCCAAATCCTTTTACTGCTCCAGCTTTAGAAGATATTGTGAGTATTTGTGAAGTAACAGTTCAGGCTCCTACATTAATAAATAATGGGTGTGTAGAAGTTACTGCAACAACAGCAGATGCTGTAACATATACATCAGGCCAATCAGGAGTAATTACTTGGACTTTTAATGATGGAATAAATTCGGATACTGCTACGCAAAATGTAACCGTTAATGCATTAACTGTACCAACAAATATCTCGGTTACACCAGGTCCTAATTTCGCAGATATTACTTGGGATAATCTAGAGGACGTAACATTTAATTTAAGATACCGTGAAGTTGGTTCGTCAACTTGGATATATGCAACTTCTGCTATAAACGCAACAACAATAACAGGGTTAAGCTTATTAACAGATTATGAGTTAGAAATAAATAGCGATTGTGGTACATCACAATCTTTATATACAGCAACTACATTTACAACAACCGATATTGCATACTGTGATGCTTTTGGTATTATAAATGGAGATAATCATCATATTACAAAAGTAGTCTTAGAGTCTATAGATAATAGTTCTACTGGATCAACATACACAGACTTCACAAGTGTTTCAACAAATTTAAACGCTTCTAATACCTATACCATTGATATTGATAAATCTATTCCTGGTGACAATTGGAAAACAGCAGGATTTGGAGTGTGGATTGATTATAATGGTGATGGAGATTTTATAGATTCTGGTGAGCTTGTTGCAGGTACAACAGCAGGAGATGATTTATCTCCTTACAACCAACAAACACGTTCGTTTTCGTTTTTCGTACCTTCCAATATTACAACAATTTCAACAAGAATGAGAGTTGCTATGATGCAATATTATACACCTTACGGAAACAATGCTCCTTGTGGTATAGTGAATACAGATAGTAATTCTTCCGAAGTTGAAGATTACACCATTAATCTAATAGGAAGCACATTAACTACTCCAGATAATATCTTGGCAGCCGTTTCGGTGTATCCAAATCCAGTAAAAGATAATGTGGTTGTTAAATTGCCTTCCGCTTTTAATTATCAAGAATTAACGGTAACGTTATTCGATTTACAAGGTCGAGTGATACGTCGTAAAACAGTAACTAATTCACAAAGTGAAATTCGTTTTAACGCTTTAGGAGAACTAAGTAATGGCGTTTATTTTATGAGAATTACAGAAGGAAGTAAGACTTTAATTTCAAAGAAGCTTATTAAAATATAA